A genomic stretch from Astatotilapia calliptera chromosome 4, fAstCal1.2, whole genome shotgun sequence includes:
- the znf281a gene encoding zinc finger protein 281, with translation MSIIQDKLGNEFLRCNGSMDSSFGAGMIMFSHLPPVTSFTRLAAHSVMQDLPPQEMILKKERDSPDCTMDNQAGSLGCAGVGDYVHTIGIKQEKLTEHDYRLPLYPGGLVKSTELLEVNVGNNQDLLVHDLNMGSLPSQLEKEPTGKKGRRSNGDGQEGKPRKKRSDAKQSVMLNADGGNLSPGSRPHMCEHCNASFRSSYHLRRHVLIHTGERPFRCTQCNMSFIQKYLLQRHEKIHSGEKPFSCDQCNMRFIQKYHMERHKRTHSGEKPYRCETCQQYFSRTDRLLKHKRTCGEAIKKGLDPGMMDLSCVEMGNGSYGITQGNAGSGGRKRGRSKNSGEGGERKKKKGDGGGLRASHMHGAVSGGYTIHEYSLENQAVSSSTEPDPRMQQGHNGQAPKMAFKKANRKGLDKAGLGQVKAGTLEQGGGMDGLGLLQGNGAKVGPASSNYDDAMQFLKKRRYLQAANNANASGPPVAGGSSTEYDVSIHLSSQPSVIQGGISGVMDSDASLSLDKSGIPDEVLQSLLDHYAQKPDNSHQDVHFDINDQHVALNPTTSDGADISHNTNTPSPSGDKTVMMHEYSRFLLQALERTSHSAGFPLGPPASGPFTGSHPGNPIYADKNIYTTSPLECGFGQSLPSLSSSVPKSHFAMLTGSSPQHSFHLGSLEASTHQQLTPSQELTEQMEKQHSSTPPSSYQISPSDLSSQKDHPPVKNGTAAAYPLAPSQDLASLDSSKPSYQIENFAQAFGSQFKSDGRGLSYGTDSGREVDHRIRTPVSEFSGYSSLLSDVNEPVSTGSKTPTSQSYR, from the exons ATGAGCATCATTCAAGACAAACTAGGGAATGAATTCCTGCGCTGCAACGGGAGCATGGACTCCAGTTTTGGAGCAGGCATGATTATGTTCAGCCATCTCCCACCTGTCACCAGCTTCACACGGCTGGCTGCCCATTCCGTAATGCAGGACCTTCCACCTCAAGAAATGATCCTGAAGAAGGAGCGTGACTCCCCTGATTGCACCATGGACAACCAGGCTGGCAGCCTGGGATGTGCAGGTGTGGGAGACTATGTTCACACTATAGGTATCAAGCAGGAGAAGCTGACAGAGCACGATTATCGCTTGCCTCTCTACCCTGGTGGCCTGGTAAAGAGCACAGAGCTGCTGGAGGTGAATGTTGGTAACAACCAAGATTTATTGGTGCACGATCTCAACATGGGCAGT CTGCCAAGTCAGTTAGAAAAGGAGCCCACTGGGAAAAAAGGTCGAAGGTCAAATGGTGATGGACAGGAGGGTAAACCAAGAAAGAAGAGAAGTGACGCAAAG CAGTCAGTGATGCTGAATGCAGATGGAGGTAACCTGTCTCCAGGATCCAGGCCTCACATGTGTGAACATTGCAATGCATCCTTCAGAAGCTCCTATCATCTACGCAGACACGTTCTCATTCACACAG GTGAAAGACCCTTTAGATGCACTCAGTGCAACATGAGTTTCATTCAGAAGTACCTTCTCCAGCGACACGAGAAAATCCACAGTG GAGAGAAGCCATTTAGCTGTGACCAGTGCAACATGCGGTTTATTCAGAAATACCACATGGAAAGACACAAAAGGACGCACAGTGGAGAAAAGCCGTACAGATGTGAGACCTGCCAACAG TATTTTTCTCGGACAGACCGACTGCTTAAGCACAAGCGAACCTGTGGAGAAGCCATAAAGAAGGGGCTGGATCCTGGCATGATGGACTTGAGTTGTGTAGAAATGGGTAATGGCAGCTATGGGATCACTCAGGGAAATGCTGGGAGTGGCGGTAGGAAGAGGGGAAGGTCTAAAAATtctggagagggaggggagcGCAAAAAGAAGAAGGGAGATGGAGGGGGGTTGAGGGCATCCCACATGCATGGGGCTGTATCTGGAGGCTATACTATCCATGAATACTCACTGGAGAATCAAGCGGTTTCTTCCTCTACTGAGCCAGACCCTAGAATGCAACAAGGCCACAACGGCCAAGCTCCAAAGATGGCATTCAAAAAGGCCAATCGTAAGGGCTTGGATAAAGCAGGTCTGGGACAGGTCAAAGCAGGTACGTTGGAGCAGGGTGGGGGTATGGATGGCCTTGGGCTCCTGCAGGGTAATGGGGCTAAAGTCGGACCCGCCAGCAGCAATTACGATGACGCCATGCAGTTTCTGAAGAAGCGTCGCTACCTTCAAGCAGCAAACAATGCAAACGCCTCGGGACCTCCTGTAGCTGGAGGATCTAGCACTGAGTATGATGTAAGCATCCACTTGTCTTCCCAGCCTTCTGTAATCCAGGGTGGCATTTCTGGTGTAATGGACAGCGATGCTTCTCTTAGTCTTGACAAGTCAGGGATCCCTGATGAAGTGTTGCAGAGTCTGCTGGACCATTATGCCCAGAAACCTGATAACTCACACCAGGATGTTCACTTCGACATCAATGACCAACATGTGGCACTGAACCCTACCACATCTGATGGTGCTGACATCAGCCACAACACCAACACACCCAGCCCATCAGGAGACAAGACTGTGATGATGCACGAATACTCCCGCTTCCTGCTGCAAGCTTTGGAGCGCACCAGCCACAGTGCAGGCTTCCCTCTGGGACCTCCTGCCTCAGGACCCTTCACTGGTTCCCACCCAGGAAATCCCATCTACGCTGACAAGAACATCTACACTACGTCCCCACTGGAGTGCGGGTTTGGCCAGTCGCTGCCTTCGCTGTCCTCCTCTGTGCCAAAGTCTCACTTTGCGATGCTGACAGGCTCCTCACCACAGCACAGCTTCCACCTGGGCAGCCTGGAGGCCTCCACACACCAGCAGCTCACCCCTTCTCAGGAGCTCACCGAACAGATGGAGAAACAGCACTCCTCCACTCCCCCTTCATCCTACCAGATCAGCCCATCTGACCTGAGTAGCCAGAAGGACCACCCGCCTGTCAAAAATGGTACAGCGGCAGCCTACCCTCTGGCCCCCTCGCAGGATCTGGCCTCTCTGGACTCCTCTAAGCCTTCCTACCAGATTGAAAACTTTGCCCAGGCCTTTGGCTCCCAGTTTAAGTCAGATGGCAGAGGCTTGTCTTACGGCACTGACTCTGGCAGGGAGGTGGATCACAGGATACGGACACCTGTGTCTGAATTCTCAGGGTATAGTAGTTTGTTATCTGATGTCAATGAGCCAGTAAGTACAGGTTCCAAAACTCCGACAAGCCAAAGCTACAGATGA